A genomic region of Terriglobales bacterium contains the following coding sequences:
- a CDS encoding class II aldolase/adducin family protein: MNRERQIGQEIVRVGRSLHQRSFVAATDGNISVRLDAKRVLVTPTAMSKGVMKAQDLVIVDMEGCKLKGKRNVSSEIGMHLLIYRLRPDVNAVVHAHPPTATGYAAAGVPLNEALCSEVVIALGSVPLARYGTPGTPELAEALAPLVPDHDAILMANHGVVSYGEDLAKAYMKMETVEHFAQIALVTHLLGKQQLLSREEIGKLMVAREKYEGTATNHRGPKAEAAASGVGKASGLRSGR, from the coding sequence ATGAACCGCGAGCGCCAGATCGGGCAAGAGATTGTGCGCGTGGGGCGAAGCCTGCACCAGCGCAGCTTCGTGGCCGCCACCGACGGCAACATCTCGGTGCGGCTGGACGCGAAGCGGGTGCTGGTGACACCCACGGCCATGAGCAAGGGCGTGATGAAGGCGCAGGACCTGGTGATCGTGGACATGGAAGGGTGCAAGCTGAAGGGCAAGCGCAACGTCTCCAGCGAGATCGGGATGCACCTGCTGATCTACCGGCTGCGCCCGGACGTGAACGCGGTGGTGCACGCGCATCCGCCCACCGCCACCGGCTACGCCGCCGCGGGGGTGCCCCTCAACGAGGCGCTGTGCTCGGAGGTGGTGATCGCGCTGGGCTCCGTCCCGCTGGCGCGCTACGGCACGCCCGGGACGCCGGAGCTGGCGGAAGCGCTGGCGCCGCTGGTCCCGGACCACGACGCCATCCTGATGGCCAACCACGGCGTGGTCAGCTACGGTGAGGACCTGGCCAAGGCTTACATGAAGATGGAAACGGTGGAGCACTTCGCGCAGATCGCGCTGGTGACCCACCTGCTGGGAAAACAACAGTTGCTGAGCCGGGAGGAAATCGGCAAACTGATGGTGGCCCGGGAGAAGTACGAGGGCACGGCGACGAACCATCGCGGGCCGAAGGCGGAGGCCGCGGCTTCCGGGGTAGGGAAGGCGTCGGGCCTGCGCTCCGGCCGCTGA